From bacterium, one genomic window encodes:
- a CDS encoding DEAD/DEAH box helicase, whose protein sequence is MRIASLEAYNAPPQLIRVWEEAYGQELLPVQEAAVARHGVLAGRNLIVQAPTSAGKTFVGEMAATRAALAGRKVLYLVPTKALAEDKFAHFTALYSSLGLRIIVTTRDRRQDDRRFTSGDFDIALAIPEKVRALWARGGVSQFLGLAVIDELQTLSEPERGPCLELLLGELRRLAQAKRGEGLQIVGLSACLGASPRLADYLGAEWLETNERPVELRKGVLVGNHFSYVGAQGRMVEERLEGFAAADDDNANDTAARLALHFARRKEPTILFVRDRATALRLALAVAERLEDATSVVRAFSPQRGGTDQETGGGVEARTARDGEDAGPHALADLERTAVREQLQRLMACGVAFHSADLQCEDRRAVEQAFAAGEVLVLCSTPTLALGVNLPARNVIIDPHGWQSEIAGAPSALSPISRADFENRAGRAGRLGSGGFGRGILLADSDLAAEALAARYLRSTFSPPEPALMGLQPAEAALTIAAGAAMRGASLDEVYAGTFSAYLQSRAELPDSIREVLTRCRDSGLVHTIGARVAPTSLGQRAAAAGVCFETFCWLAAWAARPRPPTELEATFIAAMTAEAREAGPPGGGGRSDYLEALRRHAGELGQDGELLEELLGDQRHDWRVRERAARTVLTLYRWLGSEDTYEVERGVRLAAARLGHLGEVVGWLVETLADIGLERGWRAASTEGLRRHAECLGHGLTPEELPLARLTCFGLGRDHARQLAQAGLQEAREIVAAGQERLAEILPGRVAREVLAAAQRRVGGPGRSAPRDVSGGPGSPAPREAEAPPLPALVLSHDRPDLAVFFGQPVPLRPAEFRLLHTLAEKPGKCVSYEVLYDRMWGEPLAEPGQIYAHRSRLCGKLAQAFPDRDAREIVTTIPRHGLMLNLPPQEVVLS, encoded by the coding sequence ATGCGCATCGCATCCCTCGAAGCCTACAACGCACCACCACAGTTGATCCGGGTCTGGGAAGAAGCGTACGGTCAGGAGTTGCTGCCGGTTCAGGAGGCGGCCGTGGCGCGCCATGGCGTGCTGGCCGGGCGGAACCTGATCGTGCAGGCGCCCACGAGCGCCGGCAAGACGTTTGTCGGCGAGATGGCCGCCACGCGGGCCGCGCTCGCCGGACGCAAGGTGCTGTACCTCGTCCCCACCAAAGCCCTCGCCGAGGACAAGTTCGCCCACTTCACCGCGCTGTACAGCTCCCTGGGCCTGCGTATCATCGTCACTACTCGCGACCGGCGGCAGGATGACCGCCGCTTCACCAGCGGTGACTTTGACATCGCCCTCGCCATCCCTGAGAAGGTCAGGGCGCTGTGGGCGCGCGGCGGTGTGTCGCAGTTCCTGGGCCTGGCGGTCATTGACGAGTTGCAGACGCTGTCCGAACCCGAGCGCGGCCCGTGCCTGGAGCTGCTGCTCGGAGAGCTGCGGCGGCTGGCGCAGGCCAAGCGAGGCGAGGGCCTGCAGATCGTCGGGCTGTCGGCGTGTCTCGGAGCCTCGCCGCGCCTGGCCGACTACCTGGGGGCAGAATGGCTGGAGACCAACGAGCGCCCGGTGGAGCTGCGCAAGGGTGTGCTGGTCGGCAACCACTTCTCCTATGTGGGCGCCCAGGGGCGCATGGTGGAGGAGCGGCTGGAGGGCTTCGCGGCGGCCGATGACGACAACGCGAACGATACGGCGGCCCGCCTCGCCCTGCACTTCGCCCGCCGCAAGGAGCCGACGATCCTCTTCGTCCGGGACCGGGCGACGGCACTGCGGCTGGCGCTGGCAGTGGCGGAGAGGCTGGAGGATGCCACCTCAGTAGTGCGGGCTTTCAGCCCGCAGAGGGGCGGAACGGACCAAGAGACCGGGGGCGGGGTGGAGGCCCGCACTGCTCGTGATGGGGAGGACGCCGGACCCCACGCGCTGGCCGACCTCGAGCGCACGGCCGTCCGCGAGCAACTGCAGCGGCTCATGGCGTGCGGCGTGGCCTTCCACAGCGCCGACCTGCAGTGCGAGGACCGGCGGGCGGTGGAGCAGGCCTTTGCCGCCGGGGAGGTGCTTGTGCTCTGCTCGACGCCGACGCTGGCGCTGGGAGTGAACCTCCCGGCCCGGAACGTCATCATCGACCCGCACGGCTGGCAGAGCGAGATCGCCGGCGCGCCCTCGGCCCTCTCCCCCATCTCGCGGGCAGACTTCGAGAACCGCGCCGGCCGTGCGGGGCGCCTCGGCTCCGGCGGCTTCGGGCGCGGCATTCTGCTGGCGGACTCCGACCTGGCCGCCGAGGCCCTCGCTGCGCGCTATCTCAGAAGCACCTTCAGCCCGCCGGAACCGGCGCTCATGGGGCTGCAGCCCGCCGAAGCAGCCCTGACCATCGCCGCCGGGGCCGCCATGCGCGGGGCGTCGCTGGATGAAGTCTATGCCGGGACGTTCAGCGCCTACCTCCAGAGCCGCGCGGAGCTGCCCGACAGCATCCGCGAGGTGCTGACCCGCTGCCGTGACAGCGGTCTCGTGCACACGATCGGGGCGCGCGTGGCGCCGACCTCGCTCGGGCAGCGGGCCGCGGCGGCGGGTGTATGCTTCGAGACATTCTGCTGGCTGGCCGCATGGGCCGCCCGGCCGCGCCCACCGACGGAGCTGGAGGCCACGTTCATCGCCGCCATGACGGCCGAGGCCCGCGAAGCCGGTCCCCCGGGCGGGGGGGGGCGCAGCGACTACCTGGAGGCCTTGCGGCGCCACGCGGGGGAGCTGGGGCAAGACGGCGAGTTGCTGGAGGAACTTCTGGGCGACCAGCGGCACGACTGGCGCGTGCGGGAGCGCGCCGCCCGCACGGTGCTGACGCTATACCGATGGCTGGGCAGCGAGGACACGTACGAGGTGGAACGCGGCGTGCGCCTGGCGGCGGCGCGCCTGGGGCACCTCGGGGAGGTCGTCGGGTGGCTGGTCGAGACGCTGGCGGACATCGGCCTCGAGCGCGGCTGGCGGGCGGCGAGCACCGAGGGCCTGCGTCGCCATGCCGAGTGCCTCGGCCACGGTCTCACGCCGGAGGAGTTGCCGCTCGCGCGGCTGACATGCTTCGGACTGGGGCGCGACCATGCCCGCCAGTTGGCGCAAGCGGGGCTGCAGGAGGCGCGGGAGATTGTGGCAGCGGGGCAGGAGCGCCTGGCGGAGATTCTGCCCGGGCGCGTGGCGCGTGAGGTGCTCGCGGCGGCACAGCGGCGAGTGGGTGGTCCGGGCCGTTCTGCACCACGCGACGTATCGGGCGGTCCTGGAAGTCCCGCCCCACGCGAGGCGGAAGCGCCTCCCCTGCCAGCGCTGGTGCTCAGCCACGACCGGCCCGACCTGGCGGTGTTCTTCGGGCAGCCGGTGCCGTTGCGGCCGGCGGAGTTCCGGCTGCTCCACACGCTGGCCGAGAAGCCCGGCAAGTGCGTCAGCTACGAGGTGCTCTATGACCGCATGTGGGGCGAGCCGCTGGCCGAGCCGGGGCAGATCTACGCCCACCGCAGCCGCCTGTGCGGCAAGCTCGCCCAGGCCTTCCCCGACCGCGACGCCCGAGAGATCGTCACGACCATCCCCAGGCATGGCCTGATGCTCAACCTAC